The region tccatctTTTTAACCTTATCCCTTGTTCTTTGCAAATGCAGTTCTTTGCCTCCTATCTCTGGATCCCACAGGATTCTGACCTTATCCTCCCCCCTAAACCTATCCAGGTCCAGCAGCTCTGAGGCTCCAGTGAAGTTGCTCTGACTCCATGAATCCTTCTCCGCTGCAAGCCTTAGCTTATTGCGCTTACCACGTCATTCCCTTGATGTGTATACAACATTGTGTGCACCCTTGTTTGACTTTTCATGTGGCTGTTTATGTTTCTCCAACAAGAATGTAAGTGCTTTTAGAACAGGGAATATTGGTTATGCCTCCTTGATTTTCCTATGATGGTTAGCATAAAGTAGATCTTCAGTAAGTTTTAGTTAATAAAGGATAGCCTGTCCTTAGTATCTCTGAATAAGCCCCAGGGAATAGATCTTTGGGATCTGTTTCTTACTAGATCATTCTTAGATCAGCAGAGATAACTTGTTCTATCAGACTGGGGACAAATCTGCTTGGTCTTCAGGGTCCAACCCTCTGGAACCAGTTGTATCTGGAGAGTGGAGGGAAGGTAAAGGATAAAGTTAATCACCTTCCTGTTGGCCCATCTGTCACTTTGTGACTGCAGTCTACCTGTCCATGTCCAACTTGCCATAACCAGgttaaagcatcatcttttaaaagaacAGGCCACCATCTAAAGAATATACCTGAGTCACACATTAGCATACTGGAATGACGACTGCTGATTTATCATATGCAGCAAGTTTTCTCACTTCTTTCAGTGATAATACAGTCATAACTATGATTTAAAGTCTAAACCAGAAAAATGATTTAGGAATTATAATTCATAGAAAAAGAGTACTGGACTTAATTGTCAAAGTTGTAGGAAAATGAGACCTCTCATATGCTGTTAAGGGGAGATGTATATAAAGAAATCCAGACTTTTCTTGGTGGGAGAAGCATTTGACGTCGTAAGTTTACCTTGTTTGGTACTACCCAAGCAATATTGTTTATTCATAATGGTAGCTTGCtcatcagtcatttccaactctttgcaaccctttggactgtgacCCCCAcacctcctctgtctatgggatttccatgggttgccattgccttctccggggaatcttcctgagccaggaattaaacccacctctgctgtttcctgcattgcaggtggattctttacccactaggCCAGTGGGGAAGCTCATAATAGTCATgagactaatttttttaaaaatttcaacacaCTGCCTCCCTCTCCTGAAAAGATAGTAAGGCAAGAGTTATTCTTGAAAACACTCTGTTCAATGTGCATAGCCACGATAAAGCCATGAtaaagagagatattaaaaacACATACATGGACTTAAAAGCAAGATAAACGGTTCTGTGGAGCACAAATGGAATACTGAGTGGGGCTGAGGCAATAGCCGGGCTCTCATCCAAATGTAGGCAGTAGCAGCCAGGAGTTCAGCTCCTGCCAGTAAAGGAACTAAAAATGCACCAAGCAAGATAAGAGACTGGAGTCCGGTCACCATAGCCAAAGGCCCTCATTTCCAAGAGGAAGCTAAAAAGAATGGCGATTAACTGACTGCTAGAGCTGGTGCTTCAGAGGAAACCATGCATCTGGGGTGCCTCCCAACCAGGAACTGAGTCAGCCCGCCTGGAACTGTGAGAGCCTGACATCACAGCGGAGCAGCAAAACATCATGACAGGTCCTAATAGTGGACTGGGAGGCTGGGTGCAGGAAACCACAGAAGAGCTCACGCGAGAAAAAGTCTCCTCAGAATGAGCCTACCGCCCAGAACGCATGAAGACAGCTATGCTAAGAAAGTCTCTCAGCAAAATTGACAGTTGGAATATTGATCACCCCACTCTAGAGGAAACTAAGCTTTGCAACAATAatgaagttaaaataaatatatttactaaagtgtaaaaaaataaaaagcagaaaaaatagaTTTAGAGTGGTCAGgagataaaacataaaaaagtagGTAGATATGTCATAAGatcaaatgaatataaaaaatttagaaagcatAGAAATACAAAActgctgaaatttaaaatatcaacaggCAGAAGAATAACACTGTACTCAGTTGCAAGAAGTAATGAATTAGAATTCCGAGTTacccagagcccagcacagagATGTGAATTAAAAAGTGCAGACACACCTGTGGAAAATCAGTTGAGAGACTCTAACATATATCTGATAGGGATTgcaggaaaaaatggaagaaatgatgAAGCAATTTTGGAAGCAATTATTTAAAGAGATTTTCctgaagttttccaaaattgaagaaagtcaaGTCCTTAGCTACAAATATTGAGCAGTGTTCATctacatacatttaaaattaaggtGAAAATGTAAAAGATCTTTTATTAAAGATAAAGTCTTCAAAGCTACCCTAGAGAAAGAGAGATTGCTCCTCAGAGAACAAACTCAAGCTGATAGCAGGCTTCTCATCAGCAAAAGAGGCcagaataaaatggaataatatgtTTAAGTGCTGAAAGGAAATTACTGTCAACGCAGAATTTTATAATTTACTAAATTATTACTCAAGAGTGAAAGCAATATAAATATGTTCAGACGTATGAGGCATATGAATTTTCTATCCACAGGCCCTTATTAAAAGAACTATTAATGGATACACTTCAACCCATAGGCAAAGGAACTCGGGGGAAGATAAAGGATCTGAGACAGTGGGTGAGCACatgatttaataaatatgtagataatcacaatgaatatagattatttttttatattatgtgtTTCAAAGGAGAGCTAAAACAGAttctgggaaaaacaaaacaggataaTTCAATGGATAGTTAAAACATGCTTGGAAGAGGAGGTAAGGATTCTGAAAAGCTTTAAGTGTATACATTCTAAGAAATTATATGTAACCTTCACTACAGAAATTTAGTCTACACATTCCCAACCAGCTGAGGCAGGATGGAAAATAGAAGATGCGGAGAATGTTATCAGGGCAACAGAaagcaggaaggaggaagaaatggtatacacaaaaataaaaatgtggacaTAAATCCAAATATCACTAAATATCCAAATATGAGTGAGGTGAGCTACAAAAATGTAATAGATTAACTTCATTTGTAAGAAGAAAGAGGTgattcatttagatttttttaaaagtccataaAACAGATacctaaaaaaataacaaaatcacaAAGTTTCTAAATAGAGATTAAAGGAGGatattaaaaaacaggaaaaagctGATGAAGCTCTATTAATATTAGATAGTATTTAGACCTTCCATTTTCAAAAATGCACTCTTTATCAAagcaaagtatatttttaaattttagaacatGCATAAATTCTTATAACACCACACAGGATACAAAAGAATCTCAACACCCCGAGGAATTCCCGGGTGCTGAACCTTTGCAGtgaacctctggcaaccactggtctGTTCTCTGACCTGGTTTACAGAATGTCATGTAAAATCAGGCAGCATGTAGTTTCTGAGGCTGGcactgtttttaaattaaaacttgcCTGAATGCAGTCACCATTGGAATATGTTTAATAAGTTATAGCACACCCACATCATGCAGTAATGTAGGCCTTAGAATGAAGTAGATCTCCACATGTGGGTGTGCTAGGGTCTGTAAGACatcctatgaaagtgaaaaatgtaagGGGCAAGAACAAGGCATGTGGGAAGATGCCACGTGTTTATATGTCGTGTGTGCaaagtcgcttcactcatgtctgactctgtgaccccatgaactgtagcttgccgggctcctctggccataggattctccaggcaagaatactagagttggttggtttccatttccttctccaggagatcttcttgaccgagggttcgaacccatgtctcttaacgtctcctgcactgggagggtctttaccactagctccacctgagaGGTCATGTCTGTCAACACACAGATACAGAGTACCCACCAAACTTATCAGGGCTTCCTAAGGAATGGCAGGGGAGTGGGAAAGTGAAGGGAGTACACTCCCCTCTATGCTAAAtatgcatcttttttaaaaaagatttataatagcaaaaaataaagtgtttagGCATAACTTAATAAATGCCCAAAATCTATTTGAGGAAAGATATGAAACACTCCTGGGAGATACAAAATTAGCTTAAGCCAAGTGGAAACACACACATGGAGAGGAGGAATCAACACCATAAAAATGTCAGTGCTTCTTAgtttataaatgtaatataatcCCAATGAAAATACCACCAaggtggtttggtttttttttttttttttttttttttgcatctagaCTATAAAGTTGATTATAAAGTTCATTGTGAAAGACAAGCATGAATTTGAGCACTTACAACACTCATTACTGATTTAGTCACCTATCTCCTGTTTGGGACCTTGAAGGCTGCATTGCTCTTGGTATCTCTGACATGATGTCTGACGTACAGCAGGCCCTTCACGAGGAGTGACTTTTCCTGAGGCACACTCAAAACTAGTTAGCACTTGTGTTCTACACGTCCCACACCTCCCCCATCAATGTCATTTGTCTCCTGCATGTAGAAGATAAGCTGGCCCTTATTTATGTTTCCCTGTCTTTGTTATAGCAAGCAGTTTCTCTGAAGCTGAGTGGTTTTGTTtgcttgggtttgaatctcagcccCTTGGTGTCTCATTCATGCACGTGTTGAACTGCTTCGGTAGATTACCACTGGTCCCTGCTGCTTCTCACTACACTGCTTTTCTGGAAGCCGCCTCAATTAAGTAGATCTTACTTTTTTACATTGTAATGATGGATGTTATGATTCTAACAGAGGGACTGAGAATCAAATAACCATCATCAAAAATACAATCAAAGATGTAGGTgaacattaataatttaaaattgtgaaaGTTACTATTAAAAGGTCCTAATTTACATTGACCATGCAAGATATTTCAATATGTGATCGAGTGTGTACATATTCCACGTAAAAATGTATCTCTTTGCTGGTATAAATTTGGcaattatgattttaaatatttgatttctttttctagctCAGAGCAGCATTCCAGGACATTGTTTAGATAGGttgcttcattttttaaggaagttCGGATTTTACCTTGTTTCTCTTAAAAACACACTGTGTAGAAAGCAAAATCAGGAAATGCAGTTTATTTCATCGACCCTACAATTTTTTTTCCGAAAACAGCTGTTGTGTTATCTGAAAATAATTTGCAACTGGGAATTCATGACTTTGGCTCTTAGTGAGCCCATTTCTCCAATCACTGCaacctttgtgtttcttttccagaaatattATCCAGGTATTAGGACAGCCATGGAATGattttacatgtatattttttattcttctaggAACTTTAGTTGTAAAGTCTTGAAGAACATTTTATATACTTTGTTACCTGGATGTCAGCTGCTCCATAGGATATAGAGGATATTGTATCAAATTCCAGTCCATGAGCTCTCTGCATTCTAACAGACTCCTGGAAGAATTAGGTTCTCATGGTCCCAGTTCCTGCTTCCATGGAAACAATGTAGATTATAAATTTTTAGCATCCCAGGCAAACTCTCCTTATCTGTTCAATTTTGATCTAAGCATAAAATTATTTAGTCCTTTTGCCTGTGATTTCTACAGTTCATTCATaatacagatgtgtgtgtgtgtttaacagaTTTTACCAAAGGTTTAGGGAAGAGTGAAAGGTATTTACATCTCCAAATGCAAATAATGAGTATACACTGCAGCCTCCTACCACATTGCTTGACCTGTTTCCTTCGATTCTACCTCTCCTCTGCTGATtcacctccccctccctccaaccCCGTTCATCCCACTATAGCATGGGTGGTTTAGCCATCTTTGTTGCTGATTTCATCTCACTTTTGCCCTCAGTGACTCATGCCCTTCTGTGTACAGCTTTTCCTTATTCTGAAACTAACTTAGGTATTTGCTTTAACTTAGATGATTTCATTCAAGAATTATTCTGAgaatttccctagtggtccagtcgTTAAGACTCAGGGCTTCCCACTGCAGAGCAAATGGGTTTggttcctggctggggaactaagatactgtgCTGCACAGCGaaacaataattattattattcagttcagttcagttcagtcgctcagtcgtgtccgactctttgcgaccccatgaattgcagcacaccagacctccctgtccattaccaattcccggagttcactcaaactcacgtccatcgagtcagtgatgccatccagccatctcatcctttgtcatccccttttcctcctgcccccaatcccttccagcatcagagtcttttccaatgagtcagctcttggcatgaggtggccaaagtactggagtttcagctttagcatcgttccttccaaagaacacccaggactgatctccttcagaatggactggttggacctccttgcagtccaagggactctcaagagtcttctccaacaccacagttcaaacgcatcaattctttggtgctcagctttcttcacagtccaactctcacatccatacatgactattctCAAATCTGTTCTTAGGGTGGTAACTTTCTTACCTTCATATATCTTGGATCAGGTTCTCCTGTTcatcttgcttttaaaatttttttctcttccccttgACCCCAtttctttcccctctttctcACCCTTCCCCTACATAAACACACTGTGTAGGTGTAGCTCTAGTCTCAATGCTTTTTTCCTCCAGAGGCAGTCTGAGAGttgtccttagaagaaaagcattGGATTTCTCGTCTGTGTGACGCATGTGTGGTACAAGCTGGTGGTGATGGTCTGAGCCTTGATGTTCTGCAGAACAGGATATGGTGGTGGGGCTTTCTTCCTGCTCTTACCTTAAGCATTCTTCCTTAGTCCTGCACTGCAGCCTGAAACCCTATcattgttccttaaaaaaaaattcctttaaggCTTATTTTGTATTCTAATCTTTAAATTTCTGGATTAGGTAACGAGAAGTGAGGTATAGGTTTAATTAGGCAAGCTTCTCAAAACAGCAGAAAAGTTGAgacaaaatcttttaagttctTACAAGCTGCTATTTACAAATATCCCATAAAACACCCTttacccttttcttttttaaaggaagcctttctgtcttttttctctttcttttactgtACCTTTGAAAACACTGATGCTTCTCTCAGTTCTTCTCAGGGTTGGAGTGTTTACACTAATCATAGAAAGtaacttccttcctctctcccatgGCTGTTTCACTGTTTAAATCCCCACAGTCTTTTCTCTTGGGCTCTGCCGCCTGCCCTCTTCCTTCTCATGGTGCCAGATAGACATGCTATCACATCTTTGGGAATTCAACTCCAAGCTGTATCCCTGCTGGCGTCTTCTTGTGATGTGTCCTCTTGGCAGTATGAGCAGCTGTTTTTCTTGGTGACTAAATTCCAGCATCTTTTTCTACTCTCTGCTCATTTCTGACTAGTTAACAGCTTCTGGAAAGGATATCACTGTCTTTACCTTCCTGGGATTTAAATAAGCACGTTTAAAAATGACATCTTGAAAGATTGAAAGAAATATGACCTCGGAAAGCTGAGAGGAACTTCCAGAGTTCATCTACATATTACCTTCCTACGTTGGGCTGTTCTCTTAAAGCCATCGTAGCAGAAGTTTGGAGAAACGAGGAGACTGTCTGAAGTGGTGCTGTTTCATAGCTGTGTGAAGGTTGGCGGGCTGTTGAAGTTCGCTGAAGCTTAGTTGGGTTCTTCTGTAGAATGGGGAGAAAATGACCTACTTCTGTAGCATGGCACATGCTAGTCAATCAAGTGTGTTTGTTCTGAATATAAAGAGGTATCGAAGGAGGGCACACAACTGAGCCAGGGAGACGCAAGCAGGAGTTCAGGCCACACTTGCCCCTCAGCTGGACACCCTGGTGCCCAGCATAACCTAAAACCCTCTGCAGCAGCCAGGCTCCAGAGGTTAATCATCTGCCCCCGTGAGGAGCCagtctggagaagggcagggcaggagGCAGTACTGGGACCATCTGGGTGCTTGGTAGGGACCTAGAACCTCCAGAAGGTACATACCTGCCTTTTTACCTTCTGGCTGATCTTGCTTTACACCAATGCATCTCTGTTCTCATTACATCATTAACAATGTCATATTAACATACTtggtgaaagaaatggcaacccactccagtatacttaccaggaaaattccatacacagaggaggctggtgggctatagtccatggggttgcaataaatcagacatgactgagcacagaacagcaTTAACATGCCAGCTCAAAGGTGTCACTCTTGGAGAAGGTGCTGGGGAAACATTTCTGTTCATACTGATCTCTAGCCTCCACCTTCTGCCTGCTTCACAGatgtgttcagtggctcagttgtgtccgactttttgcaacttcatcaactgtagcccaccaggctcctctgtccatgggattttccaggcaagaatactggagtgggttaccatttccttctccagataattGAAGCTTCATAGATAATTGGAGCATTAAATGAGACTACAATTTGGAAAACAGCTAGAACATGACCCCAGccactgaatttctttttctgtttgatatTTCTGCAGGGTAGACTCTAACATCTATGTAGGCtttctcctactattttctgttCCAGGGGTTTCCATGGTAGAGTGCTGGACCCCAAGAAATATAAAGGATACCCTATTGAAATatgagattaaaatgaaaactttatatttattttaaacctaAAGGAAAAATAAGCTTTCTAATATTTGGCTGATGGATTGGCAATACTTTATGGTTATAATTATAAATAGACatatgtgagtgagtgaaagccactcagttgtgtccagttctttgtaaccccatgaactatacagtccatggaattctccaggccagaatactggagtgggtagcctttcccttctccaggggatcttcccaacccatggatcgaacccaggtctccctcactgcaggcagattctttaccagccaagccaccagggaagcccatagacatATATATGCCCACAAATGGACATATTTAACACTTTTTTTCTCTGATACAGGTAAGTGattaaaatgtttgtttgaaGACATTCTCAAACATTCTTACACCACTGTAGTCATGGAACGCTCCGACTGCAGTCACATTTTTCTTCCCTGCCTTCTTCTGATTTCCATAGTAAATGGTAGTCCCTGGTATATCTTCTAGTCTACAGAgcatttatatatctttataaaCAAAACTTCCTCTCTTCCCCCTAACCTCATTCTTTCATTGTTATCCACATAGGATATGGGAAGAGATAAGCTTTTCCCCTAAAACATGTATAACTTATAAAGGTAATTTGTTACTTAGGATGAAGTAAAATTGAGATCTTTTTGGTTTAATCCTAGAaactcagtaaaataaaataagaatgtgGGTTCTGGGTCCAGGTGGCTTGGGCCTGATGACATTAAGCAAGTTACCAAACCTTTCTGTGCTTTcatctcctcatctgtgaaactggGGAGTAAAAAGAGTAATCTGCCTCATCAGGTTAAGGTGACAAAATAAGTAATATCTTTGACATTTTTGGAATGGAATTGCATATTAAACACAACAGAAAGTTTGTTGCTGTCATCACTGTAATCACTGTTCTTATTAACTTTATCCCTAGGAGAGATCCACGCCCAGAACTATGAATTGGAAGGACTAGCGTGGGTGTCagttctagattcatccacttTCTCAGCAAATATATACTGGCCGTCTCCTATATATCAGATACTCAGCTAAGGGCTGGACGCACCACTGCACTGTCAAACCTTGTACAACGCTTCCCTCTAGGGGGCTGCATCTCCCACGTCAACAGCGTGTGGTCCTATTCCTCCTGCCGTAACAGTGCACTTCGTAATAGACTCAGCGTATACTTAACGTGTTCTTCTTCCTGAAGATGATTCCTCCGGGTTGGTTCAAAGTGTAGTTTGCCTCATCCTATCTCATCTTTGGGAAGAAAGTGTTCTCTCTTACTGAAATTGCAATCTTATGAGACTGCTGGACTTATTAGGGCTTAATATGATTTTCAACAAACTGAAGCATTAGTAGGGGAATAGAAGTTGATGTGATATTTTGTGTGAAAAGCAGCAAGTTTAGACATAACTATTTTACTATCAAACATTTCTATAGTCTTTCATCTCTCTCTGAATAAATAGCTTTTATAAAAGCATAGTAAATTCCCATTTTATTAAAACTAGTCATATTCATCTATGCATGACTAGGTTATGggtagaaaaaaagaggaaatgataaAGACAGGAATTTCTCCTGTATTTCCTCCTTTTAATCCTTTTATTTCTCAtacagaaactaatataatgttgggAGCCATCCAGTTCAAGACTGAATCTGATAAGAGGATGTACTTCCCAGACCAATGACTGGTTCCCCAAGGCTTCAgtgaaagaagaaatgcaaacttttgtAAAATACGTGAAATGTTCTTCAAATATTTGTCATGAACTGTTCCATgtcctgagaaaactgctccattTTGTGACATGAGTTAGATGTGGCAAACAAAGATATGCATTTCATTTTCCCAACCTGTGGGCTAAGAATAAAAATCTCGGTGCTGGAATTGAACAttgtattctccaggcaaaggaAATGGACATTTATTGGATGTTATTGCTGCTTTCCTTCTCACTAATGACATTATGAAAGCTCTTTgagtaatataatttgaaaatattatttctgtgttTCAGGTCATGCAAGACAAGATAATCTGCCTTCCGAAAAGAGTACAGCCTTCTCAGAACCACTCTTCCATTTCAAACGTCTCTCAAGCAGTGGCCAGTACCACCCCACTGCCTCCACCAAAACCATCTCCTTCTAACCCGGTCACTGTGGAAATGAAAGGGCTGAAGACAGATTTGGACCTTCAGCAGTACAGCTTTATTAACCAGATGTGCTATGAGCGAGCCCTCCACTGGTACGCCAAGTATTTCCCATACCTGGTCCTCATTCATACCCTGGTCTTCATGCTCTGCAGCAACTTTTGGTTCAAGTTCCCTGGCTCCAGCTCCAAAATAGAGCATTTCATCTCAATCCTGGGGAAGTGTTTTGACTCTCCCTGGACCACTCGAGCCTTATCTGAAGTTTCTGGGGAGGACTCAGAAGAGAAGGACAACAGGAAGAACAACATGAGCAGGTCCAACACCACCCAGTCTGGTCCAGAAGGCAGTCTGGTCAACTCTCAGTCTTTAAAGTCAATTCCTGAGAAGTTTGTGGTTGACAAATCCACTGCAGGGGCTCTGGATAAGAAGGAGGGTGAGCAGGCAAAAGCTTTATTTGAGAAGGTAAAGAAGTTCCGGCTGCACGTAGAAGAAGGTGATATACTCTATGCCATGTACGTTCGTCAGACTGTGCTTAAAGTTATAAAATTCCTCATCATCATTGCATATAATAGTGCCCTGGTTTCCAAAGTCCAGTTCACAGTGGACTGTGATGTTGACATTCAGGACATGACTGGATATAAGAACTTTTCTTGCAATCACACCATGGCGCACTTGTTTTCAAAGCTCTCCTTTTGCTACCTGTGCTTTGTAAGTATCTACGGACTGACGTGCCTTTATACGCTGTACTGGCTGTTCTACCGCTCTCTGAAGGAGTACTCCTTTGAGTATGTCCGGCAGGAGACTGGAATTGATGATATTCCAGACGTGAAAAATGACTTTGCTTTTATGCTTCATATGATAGATCAGTATGACCCTCTGTATTCGAAGAGATTCGCGGTGTTCCTATCCGAAGTGAGTGAAAACAAATTAAAGCAGCTGAACTTAAATAATGAATGGACTCCAGATAAACTGAGGCAGAAGCTGCAGACAAATGCCCATAACCGCTTGGAACTGCCTCTCATTATGCTCTCTGGCCTTCCAGACACTGTTTTTGAAATCACAGAGCTGCAGTCCCTAAAACTTGAAATCATTAAGAACGTCATGATACCAGCCACCATCGCGCAGCTAGACAATCTCCAGGAGCTCTCTCTACACCAGTGCTCAGTCAAAATCCACAGCGCGGCGTTGTCTTTCCTGAAGGAGAATCTCAAGGTCTTGAGCGTCAAGTTTGATGACATGAGGGAGCTGCCCCCCTGGATGTATGGCCTCCGGAACCTGGAGGAGCTCTACCTGGTTGGCTCTCTGAGTCACGATATTTCCAGAAACGTCACCCTAGAGTCTCTGCGGGATCTCAAAAGCCTTAAAATTCTCTCGATCAAAAGCAACGTTTCCAAAATCCCACAGGCAGTGGTTGATGTTTCCAGCCATCTCCAGAAGATGTGCCTACACAACGATGGCACCAAGCTGGTGATGCTCAACAACCTGAAGAAGATGACCAATCTGACGGAGCTGGAGCTGGTCCACTGTGACCTGGAGCGCATCCCCCACGCCGTATTC is a window of Ovis aries strain OAR_USU_Benz2616 breed Rambouillet chromosome 1, ARS-UI_Ramb_v3.0, whole genome shotgun sequence DNA encoding:
- the LRRC8C gene encoding volume-regulated anion channel subunit LRRC8C; the encoded protein is MIPVTEFRQFSEQQPAFRVLKPWWDVFTDYLSVAMLMIGVFGCTLQVMQDKIICLPKRVQPSQNHSSISNVSQAVASTTPLPPPKPSPSNPVTVEMKGLKTDLDLQQYSFINQMCYERALHWYAKYFPYLVLIHTLVFMLCSNFWFKFPGSSSKIEHFISILGKCFDSPWTTRALSEVSGEDSEEKDNRKNNMSRSNTTQSGPEGSLVNSQSLKSIPEKFVVDKSTAGALDKKEGEQAKALFEKVKKFRLHVEEGDILYAMYVRQTVLKVIKFLIIIAYNSALVSKVQFTVDCDVDIQDMTGYKNFSCNHTMAHLFSKLSFCYLCFVSIYGLTCLYTLYWLFYRSLKEYSFEYVRQETGIDDIPDVKNDFAFMLHMIDQYDPLYSKRFAVFLSEVSENKLKQLNLNNEWTPDKLRQKLQTNAHNRLELPLIMLSGLPDTVFEITELQSLKLEIIKNVMIPATIAQLDNLQELSLHQCSVKIHSAALSFLKENLKVLSVKFDDMRELPPWMYGLRNLEELYLVGSLSHDISRNVTLESLRDLKSLKILSIKSNVSKIPQAVVDVSSHLQKMCLHNDGTKLVMLNNLKKMTNLTELELVHCDLERIPHAVFSLLSLQELDLKENNLKSIEEIVSFQHLRKLTVLKLWHNSITYIPEHIKKLTSLERLSFSHNKIEVLPSHLFLCNKIRYLDLSYNDIRFIPPEIGVLQSLQYFSITCNKVESLPDELYFCKKLKTLKIGKNSLSVLSPKIGNLLFLSYLDVKGNHFEILPPELGDCRALKRAGLVVEDALFETLPSDVREQMKTE